GAGAGGTGaaagatttaaaatgttaagTGGTACTTGTGTCCTGTGTTAAAGTGGTGTGTCCCATGTGGTGATCATTGGTGATCATTGGTGGTGTTTGCCTTATCAGTTCTGCCATCATGCTGTATTTGGCAGAGAAGTTTAAGACCCCAGACTTCTGGTATCCAGCTGACCTCCAGCGGCGTGCCCTCATTAATGAGTACCTGTCATGGCAGCACACAGCCATTCGTCTGCATGGTTCCAAGATATTCTGGCTGCGGGTACGTTCACTAACATTGTTGTAGTCTCTTGATGGTGAAAGTATGAACTCTTCCCTTCCTCTGTGAGCAAGTGGGATCAGCTGGAGGGAAACCAACAGGCCAGTGCTGTTCTAAGGAAGagttattttacatttgcagGAAAAAGTATGTGAGCCCTTTGGAAATAAGTGGAGGAATGGTTAAAAGATTCCCCCTTAACGCTGTGCAGGACAGATCCACTCAAAAGGAGGTTTGACCAGCTTTTAACTCCAAgtgttcacttactttttcttgccactgtagATAAACTGCATTAAtcctttttatatttcatgaGTATCATCAAGTGTATGTGATTTTCAGGTTTTCAGATGCCAAAAATCAGTACAGTGGTTTGTAATACAGACAGGATTTTACAGCTATAAAACGTCATCAGGGCATTAGTTGTGATGCACCAATACCACTGTCAGGTATCAGGTCAGTTACCACTCTACTCATGAATGTTGTCCAGTACCATGCACTGACTTTCAGAACAACATTGCTTTCACTTCACACTTATAGAGCAAGTCACATTTCAGCAGTTTGGAGATAGTTTAAGACAGCAACTGGAAGCTCTGCTCTCTTGTCAAAGGACAGGAAAAAGGCCGGGGCTGTGATATGGAGCCAAAGCTTAAACTATGGCACTGAAAAATCTAATTTGTCACTGAAAATAACACTTTGCACTAAAAACAGTATCAGAGACGAAAAGAACACTGAAGCATTTGTGCTGGAAAAAAACTTTAGTAGGCTATTGAAACTTACATCAACAAGACCTTAGAAGATAcgtattttttttcagtgttaatacttttttcaatgccaaagttatttttttcattgacaGTCCCTTCTCCATTTCAgtcaatgtcagtgtttttccaaTGCAATTTTTGTTcttctctgtcactgttttggtgTGGAGGGCAGGGCTATGAGGGGTGGGCCTAAGGGACATGGTACATACATGTTCTGCATATAATTTGTTTATTAAGAAATGAACTGCACAGTTCATGCCTCGCTGTCTATTCCAATTACTATTTTAGACATCCTCAGATACAGTTTCTGCTAGTAAGAATGTTATTGTGGATATCTTTGATTACTATTCTGACTAGTgaaaattagattagattagattcaacttgTCATTACAGATGTACAAGTACAAGGCAACGAAATACAGTTAGCGTCTAATCAGAAATGCAATTAGCAGAAAGTGCAGTATCTACAGTGTGTACAGTAAGGCAGTGCTATGAACATATATGAACATATATACAGATGTGAGTACTATAAACATATTATAATGTACAGAGGAATATGTGCTATTGTATGTACAGTCTCAGTGGAAACTATGAACTCTACTTACAAATGGATATGTACAAATGATACCTTAAGCTAAGTAAGTTTTGCTGGTCCGAGTATATTGAGGGGTGAGGAAAGTTTGGTGGTGTGTGGGACAGTGGGGTCAGCAGGGGGCAGAGTTCAGTAAGGTTGGGAAAAAGCTGTTCCTCAGTCTATTGGTCTTTGTGAGAAGGCTCCTGAAGCAATGTCCCTGTGATGTGCTGGGCAGTTTTCACCATCCACCGCAGTGCCTTACActtggtaaatggtcttatacttgtatagcacttttctacactcaaggACACTtgtactcaaagcacttttacactatttctCCATTCACTCACTCgctcacacattcatgcacCGGTAGAACAACCAACTTGGTCCTTTCCCTTGCCCTATGTCACAGCTGCCCCGTAACGCCTCGTAGCAGTGCAATTCCCATACCAGACTGTGATACAGCTGGTAAGGATGCTCTCGATCGCGCAGCAGTAGAAGTTTACCAGGATGGCTGAAGACAGGTGGTTCTTCTTCAGTGTCCTCAAGAAGAAGTGGTGCTGGTGAGCCTTCTTGAACAGGCTGGAGAGGTTGGAGGTCCAGGACAGGTCCTCCAAGATGTGGATCCCCAGGAAGTTGAAGCTAGAGACCCGTTCAACAGCCATCCCATTGATATGGATGAGGTCATGCATGCCTCCTCTGTCCCTCCTGAAGTCcataatgagtgtgtgtgtgttgaggagCAGGTTATTGTCAGCGCACCATGTGAGCCCCCCTTTAAAGGTGGGGCTCACATGATGTCAGCAATGACATGGAGACTACTTCTATTTTCCTTGTAGATTTTTTCAATatcttatatattatatataggtatattaatattgtattatatttgtcttattttatttgtatctaAGTTACTTTTTATCTTAGTTTGCTATCGGGTTTtgtgtgtaactgagctactgtgaccaagcaATTTTCCTTATGGATCAATTAAGTTTAGTCTAAGTTTCTCCATACATGCAGTCACACAGGAGTCTGAATTCAGCTTAGGGTGTGGTGAGTGAGGGATGTGAGACTACTTCTCATATCCACATTGGTCATCCAACAGTCATTGGTTCTCCCCAGCATGGAGGGATGGTTTCCAGTAGCTGGTGATGTTCTGTAGGCCTCTTAACATCACACAGGGTCCCTGGCTGAAAATTAGTCTTCAGCTCTTCAGTGTAGCACCTCTTAACTTAATGTGGCCTAGTTGTACAGAGTCCTGTCCccacttctgtttgttttgttttgttggtttattTCATGTGTTATGTTTGGAAACCACAGAATTAATGTGCAGGTCTCAAgcaaaaactaataaaacataaataaaaactgatgaaactAGTTAAATTGGTCTTTCtggattttcttttactgtgcTACCTGTTAACTGGTTTTCACATGCTGAATCACACTTGTTATGACAAGTAAACTGAAGATCTTGTGTTGAATTAATGGAGTGGTCTTTTAAAATAGGTCTGATGATCTTGGTTCTCCTCAAGTTGTTTCAGAAAGTAATATGTCtcatattttctgcttttcatggTTGTGTTTTGACATATTAcatcatattatatatatatataatatttggTGTATTATTTAAGTTTCATGTGCACTTCCTGGTAATTCAAATTGAGGTCTTTGTGCTGTAGCTCATGATTCCCAAGCTTCTGGGAGTGGACGTCCCGCAGGATAAGATGGATGCAGCCTTGGAGGACCTGAATGGCTCCCTGAAACTCATTGAAGAAAAGTTCATCCAGGACAAGCTGTTCATTGCAGGAGATCACATCTCTTTGGCTGACTTGGTTGCCATTGTGGAGGTTATGCAGGTGAGCTCAGATGTCTCTCCATGTCCAGAATGGACCAAATTCAGAGGGTACtgattaatatatttttgttcataAATGTGAATGTAAGGAAGTCATTAGTAAGTTCTATAATTCCTGCATATGATAACAAGGACTGTAGTAAAACAGATTGAAGTCCAGTGCATCTACACCACAACAGTAGTTTTGATAAATGATTGGCAGTGACGTAAATAGTATTTGCTTCATACTAAACCTTTGTAGCATTTGACAAGCAGAAAAGATGGCTTGTGCCAATTTAACAGGACTTCTCTTTTGCCCTATGGACAGCCTGTGGGCTCCGGCCTCGATGTATTTGAGGGGAGACCCAAGTTGAGCGCGTGGCGAGACAGAGTCCAAGCCGCAATCGGAAAGGAGATCTTTGACGAAGCCCACAAGACAATCATGGAAGCCCAGGAGAGTGTGCCACTGATGGACGGCAGCAAGATGCAGTTCTTTAAGCCAAAGATCCtcagaatatttttgtaatttttacacAAGTTCTGTTTAAAACAGCCTAGCAAAGTTTCCACTAACATTGTTTAATCAAACCTGTGATATACTCATATAAACAGTCTTTTATTATAGGCTCCTCTAAGATTCAGTTTGTCTTCTTGGCattactgtgtttgttttgatgaaggGCAGTCTGTCACCTTGGAAGTCCATTGTTGACAGATTTGTGGTGGTTGGAGCAGCAAAGTGGGTTGACATAAAGTGCttgtgaagaaaataaagtatTATTGGCCACAGTGTAACAGAGTCCCAttcaaaaaaccaaaaaatggTCATAGAACTAAACTTTGGCATAGTAACTTTCAAAGACTAGTTACAGCTAGTACTTGAAAAAATTACCTGAGGTGTAAACATGCCCATGACATGCCATTTCTTATAGGTTGTGAAGGTGAATTCTGGGATCCATAGTAAAAATAGTATTATAGTTATATAGGAAGCATGAAATTAGGCTCCAGGTTAGAAAACACAGTGGTTGAAAATATGTAACTAACTCAAGTTTGAAATTCAAGGGatcaatgtgttttcattttccacctTTTTACAAGTATGTGGCCTGAttgcaacaacaacaagaaaaagtcaaataacaAAGGGCTGTGAGTCTCTTATATCCCACCTTTTATTCCATCATTGATCAATTTGTCAGTTGTGCTACTACTTAAATTACATGTTAAAGTGTAAACACAGTAAGTTGTGTTCCTCAggaactgtttatttttgttttgaaaatttgTAAAGTTTatagtgttttgttattttaactggatTACTTATACATTAAGACAATTCTGCAATATTTGATCATATTGGAGAGATATGTCAAAGTAACTAGGTTtctttttataataaaaaaaggtaGGATAGCGTTTAAAAGAAGTTATATTTTTTCAGATAGAAGATGAAGATTAAAGCCTGaaaacaatattaatattactgACAGTAACATATATTATGTATTCACAAAATTAATGCATATATATTGTACTGtgagtaaaatatatatatgcatttatatacagtatatatgcatTGTCAGTACGAAAGAATTTGCCCCTGAGCAGATGGCAGCTAAGTCGGAGGTTTTCACTCTCTCTTTGACATATTTTTGACATCTACTGTTCTATTCCATATACAAGAGATGACCTCCTTTTGCTACAACAGAGCAAATCTGGAGTATGTCACCCTattccagctgagctgaagagttctgtctgtggttgctgagctggtgctaaactaaaggcTAGGAGATGGAGATACACCTTTCCTACCATCCATCATCATGAGAAATTTCAACTCTCTACTGAACAAAAGTGATGAGCTGAAGGCTAAAGGTTAAGGCCCAGAGAGGCCAATACATATATTGCCTTACCACCACTCAGCAGGTGAGATCTCAACCTGGTCTTACTGC
This genomic window from Mastacembelus armatus chromosome 1, fMasArm1.2, whole genome shotgun sequence contains:
- the gstt1b gene encoding glutathione S-transferase theta-1b, translating into MALELYLDLFSQPCRSVYIFAKTNNIPFDFKKLSLLDGEQYGEEFGKITLIRKVPALRDGDFCLAESSAIMLYLAEKFKTPDFWYPADLQRRALINEYLSWQHTAIRLHGSKIFWLRLMIPKLLGVDVPQDKMDAALEDLNGSLKLIEEKFIQDKLFIAGDHISLADLVAIVEVMQPVGSGLDVFEGRPKLSAWRDRVQAAIGKEIFDEAHKTIMEAQESVPLMDGSKMQFFKPKILRIFL